In Rahnella sikkimica, the following are encoded in one genomic region:
- a CDS encoding DUF4942 domain-containing protein codes for MQTEPEVLTDHTEVIRSTSIERVVSGRNAALAQIEALIHQLEDISVITNSIGGGIARYWAMRQDFRCGCWLMEKAETAMPVITRNLDRDVWRDLMKRSGMLSLMDAQARDQWYRNLEGDNIPAINEANILSTFEQLHQSKDEVFERGVVNVFKGLSWDYKTNSPCSFGKKIIINNLVTHNRWGFSLNWGWRRDQLADLERMLFLLDGKPIPDNRGDIATRLMEHVRDKPGQQFYEDDYFSIRYYQKGTGHLTFKRPELIDKMNDIIAKHYPGTLAR; via the coding sequence ATGCAGACTGAACCCGAGGTTTTAACTGACCATACAGAGGTGATTCGTTCCACCAGCATCGAACGCGTTGTGTCCGGACGTAATGCCGCTCTGGCGCAGATTGAAGCCCTTATTCACCAGCTTGAAGATATCTCGGTCATCACTAACAGCATCGGTGGAGGAATAGCAAGATATTGGGCCATGCGACAAGATTTCCGCTGCGGTTGCTGGCTGATGGAAAAAGCAGAAACGGCCATGCCAGTGATCACCCGCAATCTTGATCGCGATGTATGGCGGGATCTGATGAAGCGCTCCGGCATGCTCAGTTTGATGGATGCCCAGGCGCGTGACCAATGGTACAGAAACCTTGAGGGAGACAATATTCCTGCCATCAACGAAGCCAACATACTCAGTACCTTTGAGCAACTGCATCAGAGCAAAGATGAGGTATTCGAGCGAGGGGTGGTCAACGTATTTAAGGGGCTTTCATGGGATTACAAAACTAACAGCCCATGTAGTTTTGGCAAAAAGATCATCATCAATAACCTGGTGACTCACAATCGCTGGGGCTTTAGCCTAAACTGGGGCTGGCGTCGTGATCAGTTAGCCGATTTGGAAAGGATGCTATTTCTGCTGGACGGAAAACCGATACCTGACAACCGAGGCGACATAGCTACCCGACTCATGGAACATGTGCGTGACAAGCCCGGCCAACAGTTCTACGAAGATGATTACTTTAGTATTCGATATTATCAGAAGGGCACAGGGCATTTGACGTTTAAGCGCCCAGAGCTAATCGACAAGATGAATGACATCATTGCGAAGCACTATCCGGGGACATTAGCGCGATAG
- a CDS encoding restriction endonuclease gives MSNRMWMIRGDGGKLYDDFRDRQIVGIGWPQLAPLVKPGLSRAQLLALYQEADPLTKLGTARSGASQVWRFVNEIQKDDWVITYSPANRTYLLGKVISDFQYHPEWVEEGMGIARQVKWNGEEIDRDRLSAATKNTLGSTLTVFQLPEYALEELLLDKKPAIDVVTQNPTTMDEDEAISDPLRDIETQAREGIKDRVNALDPKEMEHLVAGVLRSMGYKTQVSPVGPDRGKDIIASPDGFGFENPRIVVEVKHRKGQMGSQQIRSFIGGRHKDDRGLYVSTGGFTKDSRYEADRSTIPLTLWTLDDLVRTLIENYEQVDIETKLLVPLKKTFLPA, from the coding sequence ATGAGTAACAGAATGTGGATGATTCGCGGCGATGGTGGCAAGCTCTATGATGACTTTCGCGATAGACAAATCGTAGGTATTGGTTGGCCGCAGCTTGCTCCTTTGGTTAAACCTGGTCTGTCCCGAGCGCAACTACTCGCGTTATATCAGGAAGCCGATCCGTTAACAAAGCTGGGGACTGCCCGTTCTGGCGCATCGCAAGTCTGGCGTTTTGTGAATGAGATTCAGAAGGATGACTGGGTAATTACTTATTCCCCTGCGAACCGTACTTACCTATTAGGTAAAGTCATATCTGACTTCCAGTACCATCCTGAATGGGTTGAAGAAGGGATGGGGATTGCTCGTCAGGTAAAATGGAACGGTGAAGAAATTGACCGTGACAGATTGTCTGCTGCTACCAAAAATACATTGGGCTCCACGTTAACTGTTTTCCAACTTCCTGAGTATGCATTAGAAGAGCTTTTACTGGATAAGAAACCCGCCATTGACGTTGTTACTCAGAATCCAACCACAATGGATGAAGATGAAGCTATTTCTGATCCACTCCGTGATATAGAAACGCAGGCGCGTGAAGGTATCAAAGATAGAGTCAATGCACTCGATCCGAAGGAAATGGAGCATCTTGTTGCTGGCGTTTTACGCAGTATGGGATATAAAACGCAGGTCTCTCCTGTGGGGCCTGATCGTGGGAAAGATATTATCGCTTCACCTGATGGTTTTGGGTTTGAGAATCCACGTATTGTCGTTGAAGTAAAACATCGTAAAGGACAGATGGGGAGTCAGCAGATTCGCAGCTTCATTGGTGGTCGCCATAAAGACGATCGTGGGCTTTACGTCAGTACAGGTGGGTTTACCAAGGATTCTCGTTATGAGGCCGATCGTTCGACAATACCTCTGACTCTCTGGACGCTTGACGACCTTGTTCGGACGCTTATTGAGAACTACGAGCAAGTTGATATTGAGACCAAACTTTTGGTTCCTCTTAAGAAAACATTCTTACCTGCTTAG
- a CDS encoding DUF4917 family protein yields the protein MQLMTFEEVITYLHKKSRPYSLLMGNGFSMAYDREIFSYNALYDFLTSRDDLLINKLFNVIKTKNFELVMQQLDTTLALLEAFGSDGELQQDIILASKKLKDGLLTSIHQLHPEHVYKIPEKKAIACAEFLTLFLNSGGHVFSTNYDMLLYWVMMRQHIENSIDGFGREIDNIDEVIQGGIAEYSGLVWGPNVVKQNVHYLHGALHIFDTGVDIEKEQYDQSNFLIEKIKKRLERENYPIFVTAGNGDEKLSHIRHNRYLSHCFDLLSELDGSLVTFGFNFGEYDEHIIEAINKATHAQNKTPPKLWGIYIGVYSEADAEHILSIQSKFHAKVKLFDAKTANVWGN from the coding sequence ATGCAACTGATGACCTTCGAAGAAGTAATTACTTATCTACATAAAAAATCAAGGCCATACTCTCTACTCATGGGGAACGGCTTTAGTATGGCTTACGATAGAGAGATATTTTCATATAATGCACTTTATGATTTTTTGACTTCAAGAGATGATTTGTTAATTAATAAATTATTTAATGTTATTAAAACAAAAAATTTTGAACTTGTTATGCAACAACTTGATACCACGTTAGCCTTATTGGAGGCGTTTGGTTCAGATGGTGAGTTACAGCAGGATATTATTCTAGCGAGTAAAAAATTAAAAGATGGATTGTTGACTTCTATACATCAACTCCATCCTGAACACGTCTATAAAATACCCGAAAAGAAAGCGATAGCATGTGCTGAGTTTTTAACTTTATTTCTGAATAGTGGAGGCCATGTTTTTTCTACTAATTATGACATGTTGCTGTATTGGGTTATGATGCGACAACATATTGAAAATTCTATTGATGGATTTGGACGGGAAATAGATAATATTGATGAAGTTATTCAAGGAGGAATAGCTGAGTACTCTGGCCTTGTTTGGGGTCCGAATGTAGTTAAACAAAATGTGCACTATTTACATGGAGCATTACACATTTTTGATACAGGCGTTGATATTGAGAAAGAGCAGTATGATCAGAGCAATTTTCTAATAGAAAAGATCAAAAAAAGACTTGAGAGAGAGAATTATCCAATATTTGTAACAGCCGGTAATGGAGATGAGAAGCTTAGTCATATTAGACATAACAGATACTTATCACATTGTTTTGATTTACTATCAGAATTAGATGGTTCTTTAGTTACCTTTGGATTCAATTTCGGAGAGTATGATGAGCATATTATTGAGGCAATAAACAAAGCAACGCATGCGCAGAATAAAACCCCTCCAAAGCTATGGGGTATTTACATTGGTGTCTATTCTGAAGCTGATGCTGAGCACATACTATCAATACAATCTAAATTTCATGCGAAGGTGAAATTATTTGATGCTAAAACTGCTAATGTCTGGGGGAATTAA
- a CDS encoding alpha/beta hydrolase, with product MSLEPEIASLVSDFIAAGRPSSRSQTYESRRAGYVASTVLAGDIEQRVNIEDVVIDGISLRVVSPLNADQILPAVIYFHGGCFVSGGFTTHDNQLRQLAFFSGCRVIAVQYRLAPEHAYPAAHDDAERAANLIREYAGRLGVDLRRIAFAGDSAGAHIALITALRLRDAGQWLPQQLVLIYPMIDATASSASHQRNGFDYVLTSDTLLSGFEAYYPDTDFMHPEVSPLWRDDFSGLPPVHIITAEYDPLCDEGEMLFTRLTEQGVSCTAQRYPGVIHGFFQLGGISQTARNAMRDIATRLSTL from the coding sequence ATGTCTCTGGAACCCGAAATCGCCTCCCTCGTTAGTGATTTTATCGCCGCAGGTCGTCCGTCATCACGCAGTCAGACTTATGAGTCGCGTCGTGCCGGCTATGTTGCCAGCACGGTTTTGGCGGGGGATATCGAACAGCGCGTCAATATTGAAGATGTGGTTATCGATGGCATTTCTTTGCGCGTAGTGTCGCCTTTAAATGCGGATCAAATACTGCCTGCGGTGATCTATTTTCATGGCGGCTGTTTTGTGAGTGGTGGTTTTACGACGCATGATAATCAGCTGCGTCAACTTGCCTTTTTCAGCGGTTGTCGGGTGATTGCGGTGCAATACCGTCTGGCACCTGAGCATGCTTATCCGGCAGCGCACGATGATGCGGAACGTGCTGCAAATCTGATCCGGGAATATGCCGGGAGGTTGGGTGTTGATCTCCGCCGCATTGCTTTTGCGGGGGACAGCGCGGGCGCACATATTGCTCTGATAACAGCGCTTCGCCTGCGCGATGCGGGCCAGTGGTTGCCTCAGCAATTGGTTCTGATTTACCCGATGATTGACGCCACTGCGTCATCTGCCAGCCATCAGCGTAATGGTTTTGATTACGTCCTCACCAGCGACACGTTGCTCAGCGGTTTTGAAGCTTATTATCCTGACACAGATTTTATGCATCCCGAAGTCAGCCCGTTGTGGCGTGATGATTTCTCCGGGCTGCCGCCGGTGCATATCATTACAGCCGAATACGATCCGTTATGCGATGAAGGTGAAATGTTGTTTACCCGCCTGACGGAGCAGGGCGTCAGCTGCACAGCGCAGCGTTATCCGGGCGTTATCCACGGTTTTTTCCAGCTTGGCGGAATCAGCCAGACTGCGCGTAATGCCATGCGCGATATCGCAACCCGCCTCAGCACCCTGTAA
- the malG gene encoding maltose ABC transporter permease MalG, with amino-acid sequence MPMVKPKSQKVRLLVTHLLLLFFLALILFPLLMVFAISLRPGNFATGSLIPDQVSWDHWKLALGIAVTNSDGSITPPPFPVMLWLWNSIKIAGITAVGIVALSTTCAYAFARMKFRGKSSLLKGMLIFQMFPAVLSLVALYALFDRLGIYVPFLGLNTHGGVIFAYMGGIALHVWTIKGYFETIDGSLEEAAALDGASPWQAFRLVLLPLSVPILAVVFILSFIAAITEVPVASLLLRDVNSYTLAVGMQQYLNPQNYLWGDFAAAAILSAIPITAVFLIAQRWLVGGLTAGGVKG; translated from the coding sequence ATGCCAATGGTTAAACCTAAGTCGCAAAAAGTCAGATTACTGGTGACGCACCTTTTGCTGCTGTTCTTTCTGGCGCTGATCCTGTTCCCGCTGCTGATGGTATTCGCCATCTCCCTGCGGCCAGGTAATTTCGCGACGGGCAGCCTGATCCCCGATCAGGTCTCGTGGGATCACTGGAAACTGGCGCTGGGAATTGCAGTCACCAACAGCGACGGCAGCATTACGCCGCCACCGTTCCCGGTCATGCTGTGGTTGTGGAACTCGATCAAGATCGCCGGGATCACTGCGGTGGGGATCGTGGCGCTTTCCACGACGTGCGCCTACGCCTTTGCCCGCATGAAATTCCGTGGCAAAAGCTCGCTGCTTAAAGGGATGCTGATTTTCCAGATGTTCCCGGCGGTGTTGTCGCTGGTGGCGTTATACGCCCTCTTCGACCGCCTCGGCATTTACGTGCCGTTCCTCGGGCTGAACACCCACGGCGGCGTCATTTTTGCGTACATGGGCGGCATCGCGTTGCACGTCTGGACCATCAAAGGGTATTTCGAAACCATCGACGGCTCGCTGGAAGAAGCCGCCGCGCTCGACGGTGCCAGCCCGTGGCAGGCCTTCCGGCTGGTGCTTTTGCCGCTGTCCGTCCCGATTCTGGCGGTGGTCTTTATTCTGTCGTTCATCGCCGCGATTACCGAAGTGCCGGTGGCATCGCTGTTACTGCGTGACGTGAACAGCTACACCCTGGCGGTGGGTATGCAGCAATATCTCAACCCGCAAAACTACCTGTGGGGCGACTTCGCGGCTGCCGCAATCCTGTCGGCAATCCCGATTACGGCAGTGTTCCTGATAGCCCAACGCTGGCTGGTCGGCGGCCTGACGGCAGGCGGTGTGAAAGGTTAA
- the malF gene encoding maltose ABC transporter permease MalF, whose product MNARKKRPFSTALKWLVISLLACFSGYLIVLMYAQGEYLFAVLTLILSSLGLYIYGNRHAYSWRYVYPGLAGMGLFVLFPLICTIAIAFTNYSSTNQLTFERAQSVLMGRDFQGGKALNFALFPAGKEPAGDKWQLALTSADDSETLVSPPFAFDASAPKTLEMLPQTPPSADKAGLRVVTQNRLALGQLSAKLPDGEILRMSSLRQFSGTQPLYKPGEDHKQLTNVQTGTIYRPNMDTGFYQAVNAQGEWQAEKLSPGFTVGIGWGNFLRVLHDDGIQKPFLSIFVWTIVFALLTVVLTVAVGMVLACVVQWEELKGKAAYRILLILPYAVPAFISILIFKGLFNQSFGEINLMLSALFGIKPAWFSDPMTAKSMIIIVNTWLGYPYMMILCMGLLKAIPDDLYEASAMDGATPMQNFFRITLPLLIKPLTPLMIASFAFNFNNFVLIQLLTNGGPDMLGTTTPAGHTDLLVSYTYRIAFEGGGGQDFGLAAAIATLIFLLVGALAIVNLKASRMKFD is encoded by the coding sequence ATGAATGCTCGAAAAAAACGGCCGTTCAGCACTGCGTTAAAATGGCTGGTGATCAGCCTGCTCGCCTGCTTTAGCGGTTATCTGATCGTGCTGATGTATGCGCAGGGTGAATACCTTTTTGCCGTTCTGACGCTGATTTTGTCCAGCCTCGGCTTATACATTTACGGTAACCGTCACGCATATTCATGGCGCTACGTTTACCCCGGTCTTGCCGGAATGGGGCTGTTTGTCCTGTTTCCGCTGATTTGTACCATCGCGATTGCCTTCACCAACTACAGCAGCACCAACCAGCTGACGTTCGAACGTGCGCAATCCGTTCTGATGGGACGCGATTTTCAGGGCGGAAAAGCGCTCAATTTTGCCCTATTCCCTGCGGGTAAAGAGCCGGCCGGTGACAAATGGCAACTGGCGCTGACGTCAGCCGATGACAGCGAAACGCTGGTTTCGCCGCCTTTTGCTTTCGATGCGTCCGCACCCAAAACGCTGGAAATGCTGCCGCAAACCCCGCCATCGGCTGATAAGGCCGGGCTGCGCGTGGTGACGCAAAATCGTCTGGCGCTCGGCCAGTTATCCGCAAAATTGCCTGACGGCGAGATCCTGCGCATGAGTTCCCTGCGCCAGTTCTCCGGCACGCAGCCTTTATACAAGCCGGGCGAAGACCATAAACAGCTGACCAACGTCCAGACCGGCACGATTTACCGCCCGAACATGGACACCGGTTTCTATCAGGCCGTGAACGCTCAGGGCGAATGGCAGGCTGAAAAACTCAGCCCCGGATTTACCGTGGGGATCGGCTGGGGTAACTTCCTGCGCGTTCTGCACGACGACGGCATTCAAAAACCCTTCCTGTCCATTTTCGTCTGGACGATTGTTTTCGCGCTGCTGACCGTGGTGCTGACCGTGGCCGTCGGCATGGTGCTGGCCTGCGTCGTACAGTGGGAAGAACTGAAAGGCAAAGCGGCGTACCGCATCCTGCTGATCCTGCCGTATGCGGTGCCGGCGTTTATCTCGATACTGATTTTCAAAGGGTTATTCAACCAGAGCTTCGGGGAAATCAACCTGATGCTGAGCGCCCTGTTTGGCATCAAACCGGCGTGGTTCAGCGATCCGATGACCGCCAAAAGCATGATCATTATCGTCAACACCTGGCTGGGTTATCCGTACATGATGATCCTGTGCATGGGCCTGCTGAAAGCCATTCCCGACGATCTCTACGAAGCGTCCGCCATGGACGGTGCAACGCCGATGCAGAACTTCTTTCGCATCACGCTGCCGCTGCTGATCAAACCGCTGACGCCGCTGATGATCGCCAGCTTCGCGTTTAACTTTAATAACTTCGTGCTGATCCAGCTGCTGACCAACGGCGGCCCGGACATGCTCGGCACCACCACACCAGCCGGACATACCGATTTGCTGGTCAGTTACACCTACCGCATCGCCTTCGAAGGCGGCGGCGGACAGGACTTCGGGCTGGCGGCGGCGATTGCCACGCTGATCTTCCTGCTGGTTGGCGCGCTGGCTATCGTGAACCTGAAAGCTTCACGCATGAAATTCGACTGA
- the malE gene encoding maltose/maltodextrin ABC transporter substrate-binding protein MalE, protein MTLSIKKIVKHTLALSALATLVLSSSAFAKIEEGKLVIWINGDKGYNGLAEVGKKFEKDTGIKVTVEHPDKLEEKYPQVAATGGGPDIIFWAHDRFGGYAQSGLLAEISPDQTFKDKLFPFTWDAVTFNGKLIGYPVAVEALSLIYNKDIIKEAPKTWEEIPALDTALRAKGKSAIMWNLQEPYFTWPIIAADGGYAFKYENGKYNIKDTGVNNAGSQAGLQFIIDLVKNKHINADTDYSIAEAAFNKGQTAMTIDGPWAWSNLDKSKINYGVTLLPTFHGKPSKPFVGVLTAGINAASPNKELAKEFLENYLITNDGLALVNKDKPLGAVALKTYQEQLEKDPRIAATMANSKNGEIMPNIPQMSAFWYAERSAIINAVNGRQTVPQALKDVETRITK, encoded by the coding sequence ATGACCCTCAGCATTAAGAAGATCGTGAAACACACACTGGCACTTTCGGCGCTGGCTACTCTGGTGCTGTCATCTTCCGCTTTTGCCAAAATAGAAGAAGGAAAGCTGGTCATCTGGATCAACGGTGACAAAGGCTATAACGGCCTGGCGGAAGTCGGTAAGAAGTTTGAAAAAGACACCGGTATTAAAGTCACGGTCGAACATCCGGACAAACTGGAAGAGAAATACCCGCAAGTCGCGGCGACCGGCGGCGGCCCTGACATCATCTTCTGGGCGCACGACCGTTTTGGCGGCTACGCACAATCGGGCCTGCTGGCGGAAATCAGCCCGGACCAGACGTTCAAAGACAAGCTGTTCCCGTTCACCTGGGACGCCGTGACCTTTAACGGCAAGCTGATCGGCTACCCGGTTGCGGTTGAAGCGCTGTCGCTGATTTACAACAAAGACATCATCAAAGAAGCGCCAAAAACCTGGGAAGAAATCCCGGCGCTGGACACAGCGCTGCGCGCCAAAGGCAAGAGCGCCATCATGTGGAACTTGCAGGAACCGTACTTCACCTGGCCAATCATTGCCGCTGACGGCGGTTACGCGTTCAAGTATGAAAACGGCAAATACAACATCAAAGACACCGGCGTAAACAACGCAGGTTCACAGGCCGGTCTGCAATTCATTATCGATCTGGTGAAAAACAAACACATCAACGCCGACACCGACTATTCCATTGCCGAAGCCGCATTCAACAAAGGCCAGACCGCGATGACCATCGACGGCCCGTGGGCGTGGTCAAACCTCGACAAGAGCAAAATCAATTACGGCGTGACGCTGCTGCCAACTTTCCATGGCAAACCGTCTAAACCGTTCGTCGGCGTGCTGACTGCCGGGATCAACGCCGCCAGCCCGAACAAAGAACTGGCGAAAGAGTTCCTGGAAAACTACCTGATCACCAACGACGGCCTGGCTCTGGTCAATAAAGACAAACCGCTGGGTGCTGTGGCGCTGAAAACCTATCAGGAGCAACTGGAAAAAGACCCGCGCATTGCGGCCACCATGGCGAACTCCAAAAACGGCGAAATCATGCCAAACATTCCGCAGATGAGCGCCTTCTGGTACGCAGAACGTAGCGCCATCATCAATGCAGTTAATGGCCGTCAGACCGTTCCACAGGCGCTGAAAGACGTCGAAACGCGCATTACCAAGTAA
- the malK gene encoding maltose/maltodextrin ABC transporter ATP-binding protein MalK codes for MASVSLNSVYKAFGETVISSDINLEIEEGEFVVFVGPSGCGKSTLLRMIAGLEDITSGELKIGDKRMNEVPPAERGIGMVFQSYALYPHLSVAENMSFGLKLAGAKKAEINQRVNQVSEVLQLAHLLDRRPKALSGGQRQRVAIGRTLVAEPTVFLLDEPLSNLDAALRVQMRIEISRLHKRLKRTMIYVTHDQVEAMTLADKIVVLDAGHIAQVGKPLELYHYPANRFVAGFIGSPKMNFLPVKVTGAEPARVQVELPNRQQVWLPVEGTDVKVGSNLSLGIRPEHLLPSDVAEVTLSGEVQVVEQLGNETQIHIQIPAIRQNLVYRQNDVVLVEEGATFAIGLPPHRCHLFREDGTACRRLHPEPGV; via the coding sequence ATGGCGAGCGTTTCCCTTAACAGCGTGTACAAAGCCTTTGGCGAAACCGTGATTTCCAGCGACATCAATCTGGAAATCGAAGAGGGCGAGTTTGTGGTGTTTGTCGGGCCGTCCGGCTGCGGTAAATCGACGCTGCTGCGCATGATTGCCGGTCTGGAAGACATCACCTCCGGCGAACTGAAAATTGGCGACAAACGCATGAACGAAGTGCCGCCCGCAGAACGCGGTATTGGCATGGTGTTCCAGTCTTATGCGCTGTATCCGCATTTGTCCGTCGCTGAAAACATGTCTTTCGGCCTGAAACTGGCGGGCGCGAAAAAAGCCGAAATTAACCAGCGGGTGAATCAGGTCTCCGAAGTGTTGCAACTGGCGCACCTGCTCGACCGTCGCCCGAAAGCGCTTTCCGGCGGGCAACGTCAGCGCGTGGCGATTGGCCGAACGCTGGTGGCAGAACCGACGGTTTTTCTGCTCGATGAACCGCTTTCAAACTTAGATGCCGCGCTGCGTGTGCAGATGCGTATCGAGATTTCCCGTCTTCATAAGCGCCTGAAACGCACCATGATTTACGTGACCCACGATCAGGTCGAAGCGATGACGCTGGCCGACAAAATCGTGGTGCTTGACGCCGGACATATCGCGCAGGTCGGTAAGCCGCTTGAGCTGTATCACTATCCCGCTAACCGCTTTGTCGCCGGGTTTATCGGCTCTCCGAAAATGAATTTCCTGCCGGTGAAAGTCACCGGTGCCGAACCTGCGCGCGTGCAGGTCGAATTGCCCAACCGCCAGCAAGTCTGGCTGCCGGTGGAAGGCACCGACGTCAAAGTCGGCAGCAACCTTTCGCTGGGGATCCGCCCTGAACACCTTCTGCCAAGCGACGTCGCTGAAGTGACGCTTTCCGGCGAAGTGCAGGTGGTTGAGCAACTGGGTAACGAAACACAGATCCACATCCAAATTCCGGCAATTCGTCAGAACCTGGTGTACCGCCAGAACGACGTGGTGCTGGTAGAAGAAGGTGCAACATTCGCCATCGGTTTGCCGCCACACCGCTGCCATCTGTTCCGCGAGGACGGAACTGCATGTCGCCGGTTACACCCCGAACCTGGTGTTTGA
- a CDS encoding maltoporin: MMITMRSSSLALAVAAGILSTQAMAVDFTGYARSGIGWTGSGGEQQCFKATGADSKYRLGNECETYAELKLGQEVWKEGDKSFYFDTNVAYSVSQQNDWESTDPAFREANVKGKNLIEWLPGSTIWAGKRFYQRHDVHMIDFYYWDISGPGAGLEDVDLGFGKLSLAATRNTESGGSYGYIADQRNEVPTSNDVFDVRLAGLQTNPGGVLELGVDYGRANARDGYSFADNATKDGFLLTAEHTQSIYNGYNKFVLQYASDSMTDPGQGAANGHSNGAAIDNNGSMIRVLDHGAIDFNDTWSLMYVAMYQDVDRDNNNGTTWYTVGVRPMYKWTPIMSTLLEVGYDNVKSQRTGDRNGQYKVTLAQQWQAGDSIWSRPAIRVFATYANWDEKWGYDTDSGSNNGLAMNDTSTRTFSRGNDDEVTFGAQMEIWW, translated from the coding sequence ATGATGATTACAATGCGTAGTTCTTCCCTGGCGCTGGCAGTGGCTGCTGGCATCCTTTCTACACAAGCAATGGCCGTTGATTTTACAGGTTATGCCCGTTCGGGTATTGGCTGGACCGGCAGCGGTGGCGAGCAACAGTGTTTCAAAGCGACAGGCGCAGACAGCAAATACCGTCTCGGTAACGAATGTGAGACGTACGCAGAGTTAAAACTGGGCCAGGAAGTCTGGAAAGAAGGGGACAAAAGCTTCTACTTCGACACCAACGTGGCGTATTCCGTATCCCAACAGAACGACTGGGAGTCAACCGATCCGGCTTTCCGCGAAGCAAACGTGAAGGGTAAGAACCTGATCGAATGGCTGCCGGGCTCCACCATCTGGGCCGGTAAGCGTTTCTACCAACGTCATGATGTCCACATGATCGACTTCTATTACTGGGATATTTCAGGTCCGGGTGCGGGTCTGGAAGATGTTGATCTGGGCTTCGGTAAATTGTCTCTGGCCGCGACCCGTAACACCGAAAGCGGTGGCTCTTACGGTTATATCGCTGATCAGCGTAATGAAGTACCGACCTCCAACGACGTGTTCGACGTTCGTCTGGCCGGTCTGCAAACTAACCCTGGCGGCGTGCTGGAACTGGGTGTGGATTACGGTCGTGCCAATGCGCGTGACGGTTATTCTTTCGCTGATAATGCGACCAAAGACGGTTTCCTGTTAACGGCTGAACACACGCAAAGCATTTACAACGGCTACAACAAATTTGTACTGCAATATGCGTCTGACTCCATGACCGATCCGGGCCAAGGGGCAGCAAACGGCCACTCCAACGGTGCAGCCATCGACAACAACGGCAGCATGATCCGCGTTCTCGACCACGGTGCCATCGACTTCAACGATACCTGGAGCCTGATGTATGTGGCGATGTATCAAGACGTTGACCGCGACAACAACAACGGTACGACCTGGTACACCGTGGGTGTGCGCCCGATGTACAAATGGACGCCAATCATGAGTACCTTGCTGGAAGTCGGCTACGACAACGTGAAATCTCAGCGTACCGGCGACCGCAACGGCCAGTACAAAGTCACCCTGGCGCAACAGTGGCAGGCTGGCGACAGCATCTGGTCACGTCCGGCCATCCGCGTCTTCGCCACTTACGCGAACTGGGATGAAAAATGGGGTTATGACACCGACAGCGGCTCAAACAATGGCTTAGCGATGAATGACACCAGCACAAGAACCTTCAGCCGCGGCAACGACGATGAAGTGACATTCGGTGCTCAAATGGAAATCTGGTGGTAA
- the malM gene encoding maltose operon protein MalM: MKKNLLSLCLSLSLIAAAPAVGHAAQNDANTAPAISSQTLRNLSWTPLVPPVTQDVTLGTSSVQINQGEIQGAVGAFALPADRGSLEITLTSIATGKTLYAPNVLVLDEQMRPAAFYPSSYFPYQKPGIVSSDRLEGTLKLTPALGQKQIYLLVYTTRQDLAGTTQMTNPAKAYAAGVGNAVPDIPDPIARHTPTGTLSIKVTAEQRTGNVMIGQIFPSSAPAATTPVVVGNTQPAAAPAVTPAKPNEPMLSDSESYFNDAIKKAVKAGDVDKALKLLDEAERLGSKTARKTFIESVKR, encoded by the coding sequence ATGAAAAAAAATCTGCTGTCACTGTGTCTGTCGCTAAGCCTGATAGCTGCTGCCCCTGCGGTCGGGCACGCTGCGCAAAATGATGCCAATACGGCACCGGCGATTTCCAGCCAGACCTTACGCAACCTTTCATGGACGCCGCTGGTTCCGCCAGTGACGCAGGATGTCACGCTCGGCACGTCCAGCGTACAGATTAATCAGGGTGAAATTCAGGGCGCTGTGGGCGCGTTTGCGCTGCCTGCCGATCGCGGTTCGCTTGAAATCACGCTGACCAGTATTGCCACCGGCAAAACCCTTTATGCGCCGAACGTCTTAGTGCTCGATGAGCAGATGCGTCCGGCGGCGTTTTACCCTTCCAGCTATTTCCCGTACCAGAAGCCGGGAATTGTCTCCAGCGATCGTCTGGAAGGCACGCTGAAACTGACGCCAGCCTTGGGTCAGAAACAAATTTACCTGCTGGTTTACACCACGCGTCAGGATCTGGCCGGCACCACTCAGATGACTAACCCGGCGAAGGCCTATGCGGCGGGCGTAGGTAACGCCGTGCCAGATATCCCGGACCCGATTGCGCGCCATACCCCGACCGGCACGCTGAGCATCAAAGTGACCGCCGAACAGCGAACCGGTAACGTGATGATTGGTCAGATCTTCCCGTCTTCCGCACCGGCGGCAACAACGCCAGTGGTCGTCGGCAATACACAGCCAGCCGCCGCGCCCGCTGTAACGCCTGCGAAGCCAAACGAGCCGATGCTCAGTGATTCTGAAAGCTACTTCAACGACGCGATTAAGAAAGCCGTGAAAGCCGGTGACGTTGATAAAGCCCTGAAACTGCTGGATGAAGCCGAACGTCTGGGCTCGAAAACCGCCCGTAAAACCTTTATCGAAAGCGTTAAACGGTAA